The genomic DNA ATATTAAATCGCAAATCTCCATTGGATCGTTTACAATCACATCCGCTCCATGCTCAAGCAGCAGTTCGACAGATCTGAATCCCCAGGATACGCCGACAGCGATCAAGTCAGCATTTTTAGCTGTATCCATATCAACATCACTGTCTCCCACCATAAGAGTTTCTCCTGGAGCCGATCCAAGTTTCAGAATGACTTTCATAGCTATTTCCGCTTCGGGTTTCATGGGCATACCAGGCGTAACTCCCTGAACGGTCCTGAAAGGAACATCCGGGAGATAAACGGAAACTGCCTTCTCCGCTGATGCCTGAGGTTTGTTTGTAAGAACAGCCAGAGGGATACCTCTGCGGGCAAGAGTATCAAGCATATCCTCTATACCTCTGTATGGTTTTGTCAGCACTGTTCCGTGCAAAAGAAAGGTTTCTCTGATGTCGGAAGCAACTTTAAACACCCTCTGAGTGGAAAGCTCGCCTGAGGGAAACAATCTTAGTACAAGCTCTGTAACTCCCCTGCCTACAGCAGCCTTTACTTCCGGGATGTTTTTCACCGGAAGATCATTCATCCGAAGGACTCTGTTCACTACATTGTGAATATCCTCAAGCGTATCGAGGAGTGTTCCATCAAGATCGAATATTACACCTTTTATCATCTTATTCCATTTCCAATGAATAGTGACAGGCACTCTTTAATCAGTTATTGTGTAATCTGGACAGAAGGGAGCATAAGCACATCAATGAATGAATGCAAAATGGAAAAATGCGCCTGTACATACCCCGGGTGTCCCAGACACGGTAAATGCCGTGAATGTATCGCCTATCACAGACGATTGGGGGAATTCACCGGATGTATGTTCTCTCCAGAAGCTGAAAAAACATGGGACAGATCGTTTGAATGTCTTGTACGTGACAGAAAAGAAAAGCTATAATTTGGGGCCGGGCCTAACATTTAAACATTTACATCATCGCTTCACGGGGACATACAACCCCCACATTAGAAATGTTTAAATGTTAGGCCCGGCCCCCAAAGACAACATTAGAGGGTTTCTGAAAGTTCAAGCAGCATTGGGTCGAGTTTTTTCTTTTTTATCCATGCATCAGACAGGGGATTAATGGCTATTTCCCCACTGATTTCTCCAACCATGCATGTTCCCGCTCCATCAACCAGCGCATCAACAGCTGCCCAGCCCAGTTTGGATGCAAGTACCCTGTCTATCGAAGTTGGTGACCCACCCCGCTGAACATGACCAAGAACGGTTACTCTGCTCTTCAAATTGGACATTTTCTCTATTTTTGCAGCTATCTCAAAGGCGTTTCCGGCCTCATCACCTTCAGCAACAACAAGTATGTTGGATGTTCGGCCCATGGATATTCTGTTTCTGACTTTCCTGATTATCGCATCAAGGTCGGTTGGAGTCTCAGGAATCAGAACAGCTTCAGCTCCTGACCCTATTCCGACCTCCAGGGCTATGAATCCGGCTGATCTTCCCATTACTTCCACAATGAAAAGTCTGTCATGTGCTGCAGCTGTATCCCGGACTTTATCGATAGCCTCAAGAGCTGTGTTGACAGCCGTACAGAATCCGATTGTAAGGTCAGTTCCCCAGATATCGTTATCTATGGTTGCCGGAACACCAATTACGGCGATTCCATGCTCGAACGATAGCCTGTCTGCACCTCTGAAACTGCCATCCCCGCCTATCACTACCAATCCATCGATACTGTCATTTTTGAGATTTGCTGCGGCAGCAGATCTTCCTTCCGGGGTCAGAAATCTCTCGCTCCGCGAGGAATGCAGAATGGTTCCGCCGCGCTGAATGATATTGCTGACATCCTGAGATTCAAGTTCTAAAAAATCCCCGTCAATGAGTCCTTCATAACCTTTTCTCACGCCAGTTACAATAAGGCCACGGTCAAGAACTCTTCTTACCGTGGCCCTGATGCATGCGTTCATCCCCGGGGAATCACCCCCGCTTGTCAGAACGGCTATTTTCCTCACTTTGATACCGTCTTACTATTTCTTGTCCTTGACTGGAGCAGAAACAGAACCCGGCGAGTCAACGAACTCCAAAATACAAACCTCTGCTGCGTCACCATGTCTTGGTCCAAGCTTGAGCATGCGTGTGTAACCGCCATTACGATCAACATACCTTGGACCCAGAACATTAAATACCTTCTGAACAGCCTTGCTGCCATACACAGATGCGGCAACCTGTCTTCTTGAGTGTACGGAATCGTTTCTGCCCTTTGTTATAATTTTCTCAACCGCACTCCGCGCCGCTTTTGCCTTTCCCATGCTGGTTGTGATCCGCTCCTCAATTATCAGTGAGGTTACAAGATTTCGGAGAAGCCTTTTTCTTGCATCGGGCTTTCGGCCCAGCTTGGGTATTTTTTTTCTGTGTCGCATGTCTCGCTCTCTCGATGACTGTATTTCAGTCGTTTATTGAAAAACCAATTTTCTTGAGAACCTCATTTACCTTCTCAAGTGATGATGGTCCAAAACCGCCAATTTCAAGTATCTCCTTGCTTGTCTTCTCTATCAGATCACTAACAGTTTTTATTCCTTCGGATTTCAGTACATTGGCAATCCTTGTGGGAATACCGGTATCTTCGATCAGAGTAGCAAGCATCTCTTCTCTGCTGTCCTTTTCCTCAACGATTGCAACAGGTTTCTCCACCGGTTCGAGCCCTCCGGGAATCATCTGCAGGTGGTGGACAAGGATTTCACAAGCTGTATCAACAGCATCTTCAGGAGAAATACTTCCATCAGTTAATACATCCATAATAAGATGATCGTAAT from Candidatus Aegiribacteria sp. includes the following:
- a CDS encoding HAD family hydrolase, with amino-acid sequence MIKGVIFDLDGTLLDTLEDIHNVVNRVLRMNDLPVKNIPEVKAAVGRGVTELVLRLFPSGELSTQRVFKVASDIRETFLLHGTVLTKPYRGIEDMLDTLARRGIPLAVLTNKPQASAEKAVSVYLPDVPFRTVQGVTPGMPMKPEAEIAMKVILKLGSAPGETLMVGDSDVDMDTAKNADLIAVGVSWGFRSVELLLEHGADVIVNDPMEICDLIFRSDNNLN
- the rplQ gene encoding 50S ribosomal protein L17; protein product: MRHRKKIPKLGRKPDARKRLLRNLVTSLIIEERITTSMGKAKAARSAVEKIITKGRNDSVHSRRQVAASVYGSKAVQKVFNVLGPRYVDRNGGYTRMLKLGPRHGDAAEVCILEFVDSPGSVSAPVKDKK
- the pfkA gene encoding 6-phosphofructokinase; the protein is MRKIAVLTSGGDSPGMNACIRATVRRVLDRGLIVTGVRKGYEGLIDGDFLELESQDVSNIIQRGGTILHSSRSERFLTPEGRSAAAANLKNDSIDGLVVIGGDGSFRGADRLSFEHGIAVIGVPATIDNDIWGTDLTIGFCTAVNTALEAIDKVRDTAAAHDRLFIVEVMGRSAGFIALEVGIGSGAEAVLIPETPTDLDAIIRKVRNRISMGRTSNILVVAEGDEAGNAFEIAAKIEKMSNLKSRVTVLGHVQRGGSPTSIDRVLASKLGWAAVDALVDGAGTCMVGEISGEIAINPLSDAWIKKKKLDPMLLELSETL